In Cololabis saira isolate AMF1-May2022 chromosome 4, fColSai1.1, whole genome shotgun sequence, one DNA window encodes the following:
- the LOC133442534 gene encoding P2Y purinoceptor 13-like has protein sequence MNTSLPSSDCPSSSHETVQVVVACFFLLVFPISLLLNGVAMWVSLHLQSVSTFIVYLKNLVVADLVMTLMLPVKALAMLPEATTELRAFDCRYTGVIYFTSLYTSIALMGLISLDRFFKIVRPFGKLLGQNVTFSIIMSSMVWVVLFGCTAIPIIILTDHAPANITDDAKDFCTSLKGPAGVNLSTCVVLFMEILFWVVSILIVFCYICITVKVLQSFRNSGSNNSQGQKKTKLRVFSVLFVFFVCFVPWHILRIPVSLSETSDTCPSKWLLIAHELALCVSSTNACLDPFLYIQLCKEYKAKLADMMKGSSACVKLYCGERKVS, from the coding sequence ATGAACACATCACTCCCCTCCTCTGATTGTCCCTCTTCCAGCCATGAGACTGTACAGGTGGTGGTAGCGTGCTTCTTCTTGCTCGTGTTCCCAATTTCGTTACTACTCAATGGGGTCGCAATGTGGGTGTCTTTGCACCTCCAGTCAGTCTCCACCTTTATAGTGTATCTAAAAAACCTGGTGGTGGCGGACCTGGTCATGACACTGATGCTCCCTGTAAAGGCCCTGGCGATGCTTCCTGAAGCAACAACAGAGTTGAGGGCATTCGACTGCCGTTACACTGGTGTCATTTACTTCACCAGTTTGTACACAAGCATTGCTTTAATGGGTCTTATCAGCTTAGACCGCTTCTTCAAAATTGTTCGACCATTTGGAAAGCTTCTGGGACAAAATGTGACGTTCAGTATAATAATGTCTTCAATGGTTTGGGTTGTCTTGTTTGGCTGTACAGCTATCCCAATAATCATTCTCACTGACCATGCTCCTGCTAATATAACAGATGATGCAAAAGACTTCTGTACATCACTGAAAGGTCCGGCTGGAGTAAATCTTTCAACATGTGTGGTGTTATTTATGGAGATTCTTTTCTGGGTTGTTAGCATACTGATTGTGTTTTGTTACATCTGCATCACTGTGAAAGTCCTGCAGTCCTTCAGAAACTCGGGAAGCAACAACAGCCAAGGACAGAAAAAGACCAAACTACGAGTATTCTCTgtcctttttgtattttttgtgtgtttcgTGCCTTGGCACATACTCCGCATTCCCGTCTCCCTCAGTGAAACCTCCGACACCTGCCCATCAAAATGGTTGCTGATAGCACATGAGTTAGCCCTCTGTGTCTCCTCCACCAATGCCTGCCTGGACCCTTTTCTCTACATCCAATTGTGTAAAGAGTACAAAGCAAAACTGGCTGACATGATGAAGGGCAGCAGTGCCTGCGTTAAGTTATATTGTGGTGAGAGAAAGGTTTCATAG